A portion of the Natronogracilivirga saccharolytica genome contains these proteins:
- a CDS encoding YfcC family protein, giving the protein MSKGSAAGWLTRFRAPNTIILILGLLCFFAALTWVIPGGAYERVEKEGREVVDPGSFERVESEPAGIIELLMAPINGFTDSFAILIITFIFIVAGAFSIIQKTGAFARGIQKAAILFNRNDFLRPFFIPVFIIIFSVMGSVFGMSEEVIIFIPLFVPLALALGYDSIVGVSVPFIGASAGFAGAVVNPFTVGVAQGLAEIPLLSGWEFRILLWLATTAVAIWIVSSYGWRIHRDPAKSPVYELDKSRDEELTANEEDNEPFTWNQLSILIVFAAGIVLLIYGATSLDWYIAEMAALFFALGVISAVLGGLSGNEAANAFIEGMKDVLGAVVVIALSRSILLLITDAQIIDTILYGMSNAIAGWHPVVSAEIMLIVQSVINFVVPSGSGQAALTIPIMAPLGDLVGVTRQTVVLVFQMGDGITNMIIPTSGVTMAVLGMAKVPWSTWAAWLAPRLLWFYLVAVIAIAIAVFTGYS; this is encoded by the coding sequence ATGAGTAAAGGAAGTGCTGCCGGCTGGCTGACCCGGTTCCGGGCTCCGAATACCATCATTCTTATACTTGGCTTGTTGTGCTTTTTTGCTGCACTGACCTGGGTTATACCGGGAGGGGCCTATGAGCGCGTGGAGAAAGAGGGACGAGAGGTCGTGGATCCGGGCTCATTTGAGCGGGTGGAGTCCGAGCCCGCCGGTATCATTGAACTGCTGATGGCGCCGATCAACGGGTTTACCGACTCCTTCGCCATCCTCATTATCACCTTCATTTTCATTGTTGCCGGAGCCTTTTCCATCATCCAGAAAACAGGCGCCTTCGCCCGCGGAATTCAAAAGGCAGCCATTCTGTTCAACCGCAACGATTTCCTGCGGCCGTTCTTCATACCCGTGTTCATTATCATTTTTTCGGTCATGGGAAGTGTATTCGGGATGTCGGAGGAAGTGATCATATTTATTCCGCTTTTTGTACCGCTTGCACTGGCACTGGGATATGACTCGATTGTGGGCGTTTCGGTGCCGTTCATCGGGGCCAGTGCGGGATTTGCCGGTGCTGTGGTCAATCCCTTTACGGTGGGTGTGGCGCAGGGTTTGGCTGAGATTCCGTTATTGTCGGGATGGGAATTTCGTATTCTGCTGTGGCTTGCAACTACCGCTGTTGCTATCTGGATTGTCAGCTCTTACGGATGGCGCATTCATCGTGACCCTGCGAAATCCCCGGTATATGAACTGGACAAAAGCCGTGACGAAGAGCTGACGGCCAATGAGGAGGACAACGAACCGTTTACCTGGAATCAGCTGTCCATTTTGATTGTGTTTGCGGCCGGCATCGTGCTGCTGATATACGGTGCTACAAGTCTGGACTGGTACATTGCCGAAATGGCGGCACTGTTCTTTGCGCTCGGGGTGATATCTGCCGTACTTGGCGGCCTCTCCGGCAATGAAGCGGCAAATGCATTCATTGAGGGCATGAAGGATGTACTTGGAGCGGTAGTCGTTATCGCGCTTTCCCGTTCAATTTTATTGCTCATTACAGATGCACAAATTATTGACACTATTTTGTATGGCATGTCCAATGCCATTGCAGGCTGGCATCCGGTGGTATCCGCTGAAATTATGCTGATCGTGCAGTCGGTGATCAATTTTGTGGTCCCCAGCGGCAGCGGTCAGGCGGCGCTGACCATTCCGATAATGGCTCCTCTCGGGGATCTGGTTGGCGTGACACGTCAGACGGTCGTTCTTGTGTTTCAGATGGGTGACGGAATCACAAATATGATCATACCGACATCCGGGGTCACCATGGCGGTTCTCGGGATGGCAAAAGTACCGTGGAGCACATGGGCGGCATGGCTGGCACCGCGGCTGCTCTGGTTCTATCTGGTAGCCGTGATTGCCATTGCAATTGCCGTGTTTACGGGCTACTCGTGA